ATCCCAGTACCCTGGACTAAATCTGAGAACATGTACCCCTTAAAGCACTATTTCTACCCAGAAGTCGTGTTAGGATTAGACCCATGAAATGGAGGTTCATTATATTAACTGAAATCTCAGAAACTTAAATATATGACTATAAATTATGAGCCTCTGAAAGGGGTACTTAGCATTTCCTAAACCTAGAAGCTGTTATCTAGCAGAACGTGTTAACAGCTTCACGGAGTTGATGCTCTGTGGAGCACACTTGGAGAATGCAGATCTAAagaatattttggaaaagaaaactgcTGTTTATCAAATGCCCAAGTACTGTGCTAGGTGCCTCACTGTGGTACTTCAGTTACATCAATCTTGTGAGGCCGGTCTTAATATATAAGCAAAATTATAGGGCTAAGTAACTTGCTTTAAGGTACTCAACTAGTAACATAGtgcatattcatatacatatatatgtatgactccAAAAACAGAATTCTTCCTGCAAGGAGGGAAGCCataatgaagtttttttttttttttttttctttcttaaacagTAAGTAAGATTCAAAGGGTCAGTTCCCTCAGAAATTTCAGACTTTGGGCAAGTGTGTCTGAAGAAAGAGATTATCAGGttttcatatatatgaataaagcAGGCATACAGATGATACATAAGctgaaactagaagaaaacagcagaaatgagaatgaactttaaaaaaccaACTTCATGTACCATGTGTACATGACATGCTGTTTGGGAAATGTTAGCTCTCAGAGTCCCTGCTAGGAATGTGGGCTAGTAACTGAGCAGCTCACGTGCAGATGATGGCACATTTACAAAGTCTGCAACCATCTCAGATTGATGCTACAGTGTGAGGAAGCAAGTCAAGTGGAAAGCTGCCTACATAGACAGGAAacctggagaaaagagaagaatccCTGAGTATTGGGTGTAGAGGTCAGTTCTCCTGGTTCTCAATCTGATAATTTTTCTCCTAGATGCCACTGCCTTCCCTTTGCCATTTCTACCTAAGAAGAGGATCTTACCACTGGGACTCTGAAATAAGACTGGAGCGCGGGTCAGTGCCTCTGGAGGTATCTCGGGATCCTCTTCATCATCTTCAGAATCATCTTCTATGGCCTCGACTGCCTGCTCGGCTTGCTTTTCGGCTTCAGCCTcactggtctcctgcatggggCATAAGGCTATCTCTTCTTCCTGGCCATCACTAGGCCGGGCAGCCACCCGGGCATTCACCAAAGCGTCCATCTCTTCAAAGAAGGGACAGGTCTCTGGTGCTTGGCCATTCTTGACTTTCCGATAACTGGTCTGTAGGCTCTTAAACTTGGTCCGACACTGCTCCGGTGTCCTGAGGAAGCCATATTCCCATAACCGCTCAGCCACAGCTCCATATAACTGGCTGTTGCGGTGACAGTTCCGAAGGGCTTCGTAAAACTGAGTCTCACTAAGAATTGCAAGGTAGGTCTTTGTCTCTTCATAGCCCCAGTGCACACCTGCCACCAGAAGAGAAGTTTTAACAGCACTTAATGCAGGGCTTTATAGCCGCAATCCCTCAGTCCTAGCATTTGCATCATGAAAAGTCGCCTAAGCTTGAGCTCCAGGTGAGAAGGCATGAACAGCTCATGTTTCCAAATCAGTGCAGACTCTCAGGATGTTCTGCTTCTCTGACCCATATCAGTTTCAGAGACCTTGACTCCTACATTCAATTTAAAAGGCCTTTTCACCTGATCACAGTCGTGATCATTATGCACACTGAGGCAAGTGTACAGAAGGCATTTCCCCATTCTTCTAGCAGTTCTGGAGTTCTGATCCTAACTGGAAAATAACTGGTTAGAAAACCTACAGTCAGTCACTGTCAGCCAGGAGCCATCCTTACATTCTCTGATCAATCTTTTCCTACCAGCCCTACTTCCTCATAAATCAAGTCTCCCAAAGAATGTCTCAAAATCCCAAGGAACAGTCTCTTTCAGATCCATACTGCTGCCTACTGCACTCCCTTTTATGGCCCTTCTTCACCTGGCCACAGTCTCAAAAAGCCAGCCCAACAATAGCAAAGCCTGAAGGGTACAAGACAAGAACCTGTGGTCATGCACCTTCTCCTCAGTAGCAGAGGACTGGCAGAGCcaggaggaaggaagcagagcATAGAGCACCTCCTGGTCCCCAACATGGGCAGAACTTCATCAGGATGACTAGAGACTGCTCCCTGAAGGTCCCTCAAGCTAAAGGGAAGGGAGATTCCAAGAGCCTTCCTCCCACTTGAGAGCCAGGTGGCGATGACATTGCTTCCATTATCCTCCACTCTCTGCCAGGGAAGCAAAAGGGAAATAAttggaagacagagaaaaagcagtgaaaaaagacaaaaagaacagaGATAAAGAAAGTAATAGCAGGTAGCACATGGGCCATGTTTGTGATTTACCTAAATTTATTCCAGTgacaaaaagggaaagagaattattttttttaaaaggaaaaagtgcAAGACAAGAAGACCAGAACAGAAGTAACAACACATAATAAAACGTGGACAGAATAGATAACTGTTCCCAATAGAACTGCAGCTTTAGAGTTAGCTCTGTCTGTACCTTACAGGTGAGGACACAAACTGAGAAATGTTCCCCTAGCTGATGAGTGGGCAGGATTAGAAACAAAGCCTCCTGCTTCATATGTGGTGTTTTTCCCATAACAGCATAGTTGTACAGATTACATCAGTAATAACGTGATATTTAAAGATGGTTCCATAGGCAAATAATATTTCAATGGAGTGTTAAGATTTCTTGCTGCAAAACTGGGTCCTGTTAAAATGCCAATATGTGATGCAAATCTCATAGAGGAAACATAGAAAATGTTTTCCCAACTTGAGGCAGTCCTTCACTATGCTCTTTTAAGTAAAAAGGAACACATAATAAACTGAGTTTGGagggtaaaaataaaacaccaGTTCATATAAGGCACTCAACAGATAAACTGTTTCTCCTTAAAGATACTATACTGCCAAGATTTTCTCAGCCTTCAGTGAttttataatcaggaaaatatattttaagaaagaaacagaaggaatgGTACTCCTTTTCAGGACTCACCTGAATTTTGAGTATATTTCTTTATAATAtctaatatttttcttcacttaCTATTAACTCACTGGTTTTCCCACAAGAGaatgaaatacataaagaactgaGAAATGCCGCTATTCTCTTAAGTGACAAAGCTGGCAAGTGACATTAAGTTTACTGACTCCACACCCAACCTCATAATTTGTCAGTCTAATCCTAAAATGCCAAGAAGAAAAGCTTACCACTTGGGCTACGGAAAAGGACAGGTGTGGTGGAGCTGTCAGGGTCCTGGGGGGTGGCCTCTTGGCCCACTTCGTCACTGTCGGACTCTTCAGCTGTGGCCTCCTCTCCCTCTTCATGGTGCCAGCCCTCTTGCTCTGGCTCCTCGGTCTCAGCATCACTGCCTCCCAGGCCAGAGTGAGAAGCTGCCTCCTCCAGGCCATTACTGGGCAGGGCAATGACCTGGGCACTCATCAGGGCTTCCATCTCTTCAAAAAAGGGACAGGTCTCAGGTGGGTGGCCACTCTTGACTTTTCGATAGTTCTTCTGGAGACCTTTGAACTTGGTCCTACACTGCTCCAGGGTCCGGAGGAACCCAAACTCCCGGAGCCGCTCTGCCACAGCCCCATACACTTGGCTGTTCCGATGACAGTTTCGGAGAGCCTCATAAAACTCAGGCTGACTGAGAATTGCGAGAAGAGTTCTGGTCTCTTCATGGCCCCAGTGCACACCTGCCACCTTCTCATCTTCAAAGCCCCAGTGATCCTGGTCCACCCAGCTGCTTCTCTCTCTTCTGGACAGTAACAGATCAGCAGGCATTCTTCTGTCTTCTGTGTGACTGCCTCTTGGGAGTTCCTTCTCCTTGGAGCCCAGATCTGGGATCCATGGCTCTCCTTGCTCCAAGCTGGAGAccatgctggatttagaacatGGAAATCCTGCTTGCAGGGAAGCAAACAAAGGATATCATAGTTTGGAATCATCATAAAAATGTATCTCTGAGTTCagacttgcttttttttaatccaagaagcttataaagaaaagtaagaaaatgttttcagaaagatCAGTGGGTTGAAGAATGTGAGGAAAATACATAAAGCCTCAAACAATGAGAAATACTTTTCAGAGCAGGGTGACAGAGGAAAGCATCCTCTTGTGTTTTCAGAGCAGATAATTCTGCTCCAAGTTACTGCTTCGCTCTCCTGACTACTTGTATGCAGGTCCTGGCACTGCTGAAAAGTCACTTCCTGCCTCCTAGAGAGCTGACTCTTCAACgacgggggcggggaggggggtggtggtaATCCGAGTAGAGCTCACAGTAGGCCCTCTGTATCCACGTTCCTCCACATCTGTAGACTTAACCAACTACAGTACTGTAGTAATTACTATGAAAAGATAGCTGTGTATAAGTGGACCTGTGTGCAGTTCAAActtatgttgttcaagggtcagctgtggTTCTCTACTTGGGACTAGAGAATTAAACTCGAGTGATTGCAAGGAAGAGACTGTCTTCAGCTGTTTCATTTCTCTCACACGGTCAGTAACTTCTAGAGGCTTTTCCCTCAGTATATCCTTTATTCCTACTGCCACCATCTAAGTCTAGACCTCTTATTTTCCTTCACCTGGGTAATGCAGCAGTCACTGCTCTACCTAACTCCGGGCTGTTGCTTCATCAGCTCACGTGCTATTTGTACTGCCAAACC
This window of the Budorcas taxicolor isolate Tak-1 chromosome 21, Takin1.1, whole genome shotgun sequence genome carries:
- the ZSCAN29 gene encoding zinc finger and SCAN domain-containing protein 29 isoform X2, whose amino-acid sequence is MSRKWRGGSDSGGRLRKRAWKTWTFGFPCSKSSMVSSLEQGEPWIPDLGSKEKELPRGSHTEDRRMPADLLLSRRERSSWVDQDHWGFEDEKVAGVHWGHEETRTLLAILSQPEFYEALRNCHRNSQVYGAVAERLREFGFLRTLEQCRTKFKGLQKNYRKVKSGHPPETCPFFEEMEALMSAQVIALPSNGLEEAASHSGLGGSDAETEEPEQEGWHHEEGEEATAEESDSDEVGQEATPQDPDSSTTPVLFRSPSGVHWGYEETKTYLAILSETQFYEALRNCHRNSQLYGAVAERLWEYGFLRTPEQCRTKFKSLQTSYRKVKNGQAPETCPFFEEMDALVNARVAARPSDGQEEEIALCPMQETSEAEAEKQAEQAVEAIEDDSEDDEEDPEIPPEALTRAPVLFQSPSGFEAGFENEANLKRDISEEVQLHKTLLARSERKIPQHLNQRKGNESECRSGRQWENTPGEKKGKPTFPERSLGKVPSHQRTYLGERPYKYLRYGKSFGPNSHPMHQLAHQVENPYKCADCGKSFSRSARLIRHRRIHTGEKPYQCLDCGKSFRDSSNFITHRRIHTGEKPYECGECGKRFNQSSSLIIHQRTHTGEKPYQCEECGKSFNNSSHFSAHRRIHTGERPHVCPDCGKSFSKSSDLRAHHRTHTGEKPYGCQDCGKCFSKSSALSKHREIHTREKLLSQPAPK